The Drosophila gunungcola strain Sukarami chromosome 2R unlocalized genomic scaffold, Dgunungcola_SK_2 000006F, whole genome shotgun sequence sequence cCATAAATTTTGAACATCCTTTCATGAATAACCTATATGGCTAATTCCCAATATCATTGTTATTACTTTTTATAGGCGTGGTAGCACCTCCAAGCAGCTCTTCACCTGCAATTTCTGCACCAACCGATGTGCTCTGCTCTGGTTGGCCAGCAATGACAAAAAGTACTACCAAGTGACCTGGCGAGTGtccgatgatgatgacgacgacgcCGATGCTGCACACGTGTCCAGTGGCAAGTAGAGCTAATGGATTTCGCCTGACCTCAttgtactatatatatatatagtcaTTAATTACCATTAATTAGTTTTGTACATGTCATGTAAATGCTATTGAACGACTGGCAACCGGCGCCATTTGTTCAAAGAGAAAGCTCGCGCGAATTCTAAAACTAGACCTTAAAGAAAACTCTGTGTGGGTCCCCGTTCATGGAGGTGTACGTAGTTGTCTAAAACGCAGTGATGGGCCTCTGGAAAAGCTCTGCGACAGTTGACGCCATGTCGACCCATCCTATAGGCATCCAAATATCGCCTGTCCAGTGTTCGATGTGGTCTAAGACATTTGTGGTGTTATTTCTGTTCTTAATTAAGACAGAAGTCAGCTCACCTTAACAGCCTGTGCAGCAATTGCGCATAAAGACCACTGTGCTCATCCACCTGACCATTCTCGCAGATCAGTCGCTCCAGACAGGCACTCCCATTCTGACCCAACTGATTCATATAGCCCTCGGCGAACTTGAAGAGCAACAGCTGCGGCTCATCCACCGAAAGACGATCTGGAATCGATGGAGCTGCTGGCTGGTTGGTCAAAGGACCATTGAGATTTCGGGAACTGTCCCATAGTTTCCACCAGTAGATGGGCGTTTGCGGCTCACTAAACTGGTAGTGGAAGTTCATCAGCCAGACCAACTGTCGCCAGACCTTTTTCTCCATAAACGGCACTGGAAATGCACAACCGGAAACAAACTGTAAAGATACAAATCGATGTTTATCCCATATATtctcaataaatatttgatgtcTAACCTTGACAACGCCACCGTTCTGATAGATCAGGAAGCGCTTCTGTCGCCTGTGATGTCGCCATGCAGTGAGATTGGCATCCACTGCAGCCACCGTTTCCAGGATCACAAGGAAAACTATCATCTTGGCTCTAAGTTGGGGGTTCACTTGTCAGTGGGAATCAAACAATTACCGCTTCACGGTTCAATCAACTCACAATAGGTTCATTTTGCCGCTTCTTGTGCTGTCCGCTCGAGCTCTTGACAGCGTTTAC is a genomic window containing:
- the LOC128255166 gene encoding uncharacterized protein LOC128255166, producing the protein MNLLAKMIVFLVILETVAAVDANLTAWRHHRRQKRFLIYQNGGVVKFVSGCAFPVPFMEKKVWRQLVWLMNFHYQFSEPQTPIYWWKLWDSSRNLNGPLTNQPAAPSIPDRLSVDEPQLLLFKFAEGYMNQLGQNGSACLERLICENGQVDEHSGLYAQLLHRLLRPHRTLDRRYLDAYRMGRHGVNCRRAFPEAHHCVLDNYVHLHERGPTQSFL